In Spinacia oleracea cultivar Varoflay chromosome 5, BTI_SOV_V1, whole genome shotgun sequence, a single window of DNA contains:
- the LOC110798385 gene encoding aquaporin NIP1-1, whose product MGEPPRANGNHEVAINVKDGNHSSSSNSMDNSSCFSVHFLQKMIAEVLGTYFLIFAGCAAVTVNLNSEKVVTLPGIAIVWGSAVMVMVYSVGHISGAHFNPAVTIAFATSRRFPWKQVPGFVICQVVGSTLASGTLRLIFNGHQNQFAGTSPAGSNIQSLVIEFIITFYLMFVISGVATDNRAIGELAGLAVGSTVLLNVMFAGPISGASMNPARSLGPAIVSNHYTGIWIYLVGPTAGAIAGAMVYNLIRFTDKPLREITKTGSFLKTKGSSVSRNGSSQY is encoded by the exons ATGGGTGAACCTCCAAGGGCTAATGGAAACCATGAAGTGGCCATCAACGTTAAAGATGGTAATCACTCTTCTTCCTCAAATTCCATGGACAATAGTTCTTGCTTCAGCGTCCATTTCCTCCAGAAG ATGATAGCGGAGGTGTTAGGAACGTACTTCCTGATATTCGCAGGGTGTGCCGCGGTAACAGTAAATTTAAACAGTGAAAAAGTGGTAACTTTGCCTGGTATTGCAATTGTTTGGGGTTCGGCGGTTATGGTCATGGTTTACTCTGTAGGACACATCTCTGGTGCTCATTTTAACCCTGCTGTTACCATCGCTTTTGCTACTTCCCGCAGATTTCCTTGGAAACAG GTGCCAGGATTTGTGATATGTCAAGTAGTGGGATCTACACTTGCAAGCGGAACACTGCGACTTATATTCAATGGACACCAAAATCAATTTGCAGGGACATCTCCTGCTGGATCAAACATTCAATCTTTAGTCATTGAATTCATCATCACCTTCTACCTCATGTTTGTCATTTCCGGAGTTGCTACCGATAATCGAGCG ATAGGAGAGCTTGCAGGTCTTGCCGTTGGATCGACCGTCTTACTTAACGTCATGTTTGCTGG GCCAATATCAGGAGCTTCAATGAACCCAGCCAGAAGCCTAGGGCCAGCAATTGTATCAAACCATTACACGGGAATATGGATATACCTTGTCGGGCCAACTGCTGGAGCTATAGCTGGTGCAATGGTGTACAATCTTATAAGGTTCACTGACAAGCCATTACGCGAGATTACCAAGACTGGATCATTCCTCAAGACTAAGGGCTCATCTGTATCACGCAATGGTTCTTCACAATACTAG